TTGGGTGCTGAACGCTTGTTATTTCAACATCCTGCCGTTTCAGAATAAACATGACACTGGCAATTGACTCCTGGTGAGAACCTCCGGTGCAGCTCTTGGCGTTGAGTGTAATTACGCCTGCGACACTCTTGATATGCAGAATGCTGGTTTACCAGGTGCGGCTGAACTGCGATCGCAAATTAATATCACACTATCTTATCCAAGGCTCATTCTCTTGGTTTTTAGTGTACAACTATCGGATGGCTGTTCTACGCTCAGTTGTGGCAAAAGTTCGATCTGCTGACTTTTCCGATCCGATCGCACCACAAATCTTATCAATTTTGATAATATAGGCACACAGACAATTGGGTGCGTAACTCAGGTGGATAGAGTAGCAGCCTTCTAAGCTGCGAGTCGCAGGTTCGAGTCCTGCCGCACCCGTTTTACCGAGCGAAAAATACAGTCTCTCCAATAACCCACCTTTGTGTAAGCCATAGGAGTGACTTCATAACCATCTTTGTATTATGAAAATAAGCAACTTCCATTTGCCTAAGCGAAATTAAGATCGCCTTACAAACTAGGATGGTTATATTATGTAAATCCCAAACCAATCAGCAAATTTGTATACTTTCTTGATATGTTTTTAAGCCCGTGACGAGGATTGAACTCGTGACCTCACCCTTACCAAGGGTGTGCTCTACCACTGAGCTACACGGGCAATACTGCATTCAAATCTCAAAAATAAAATGGCAATATATAATATTTGTCGCCATTTACTTTTTATTTGGTTTGTGTTATTTGGTTCGTGGTGGGCCGGGCTGGATTTGAACCAGCGTAGGCATAGCCAGCGGATTTACAGTCCGCCCCCATTAACCACTCGGGCACCGACCCTTATTACCCACGATTATTTATAGTAGCACAACCATCTGGGAATGCAAGGTCTTTTTTGAAAATTTTTACTGAGGTATCTGAGGAAGGTGTCTTGCAGGGTGTTTATCCACCGCCAGCACGAGCGCGATCGCGCTGCACAGGGGAGTTTTTAACGGAATTAGACCGCGCCGGGAAATCGCTCTCATCATAAATTTCCCCTACCAGCTCTTCCAAAATATCTTCCAGAGTAATCAATCCCACAGTTCCACCGTACTCATCTACCACAATGGCCATATGCAGGCGCATCTGAAGCATCTCTTTAAGCAGATTGGGAACTCGCTTTGTTTCGGGGACGTATAGGGGCGAGTCCATTGCGGCGGTAACGGGGGATAGGCTGCGACCTTCTTTTTGGCTAAGATTTAAGTGCTGAAGCGCTCGCTTCAGATGAATAATTCCGACAATCTCATCCTTCGATTCCTCTTGCACGGGGATGCGAGAATATCCTGTTTCCAAACACAAATTGACCAAATCCTCAAGAGTCGCTACATGGGAAATTGTCCGCATCTCAATTCGAGGTTTGACGAGATGGCGAGCGCTGAGGCTATCCAGCATCAAAGCTTTGTTGAGCAACTGGCGTTTATCCAAGTCCAAGTGGCCTTTACCACCCAAAACCTCGATCATCAACTGGAGGTCTCTTAAAGATTCTCCCTGCTGAACAGTTGGGCCTTCAAACAAACGAATTACGCTCTGAGCAATGTTTTCAAAGACATAAATTATCGGTGATAGACCGATCGACAGCCAGTAAACCGGGCGAACTGCTAGCCTGAAAAAAGGCATGACATGGGTAATGGCCAAAGATTTAGGCGTAACTTCACCAAAAATCAGCACCAGAAATGTGACAACGGCAGTAGCAACACCCAATCCCGCATTGCCCAACCACAAGACAAATAGGTTACTGGTGAGTATGGCAGAAAAGTTATTCACCAGGTTGTTACCCACCAAAAGGGTCGTAATAAACCGGGCGCGTTTCTCCAATACCAGGGTAAAAATCCGCTTCGGATCGCCGTGTTCTTTAATTAGAGCCCTGAGTTTAAAGTTATCGAGTCCTGTAATCGCCGTTTCGGAACCTGAGAAGAATGCCGAAAGCAAAAGCATTAATGCCAATACTGCAATGTCGAGCCAAATATTTCCCAACAGAGGGCCAGTTGCAGAGGTAGCCAGAATGTAAGTTTGAACGGGTAAAGAAATCACAAGATGTTTTAAAAGGCAAAAAGCCTTTCCCAGACCGAAACCTGAGAAAGAAAGGAAAAGACAAAAGGAAAATATTTCTCAATCGCCTTTTTCCTTTTACTTTTTACTTTAAAGCAGCTCTCCCGTTTCTTGCAGTAAATGCAGACGTCGGTAAATACCTTCTTGGCGTAAAAGTTCTGCGTGGTTACCAACTTCGACTATCTGTCCTCGATCCAAAACGACGATTTTGTCTGCTTCGCGAACAGTGCTGAGTCGGTGAGCGATGACGATCGCAGTACGAGTACCCAAAATACTACGCATTGCCAGCTGAATCGATCGCTCTGATTCGTAGTCTAAGCTAGATGTCGCTTCATCGAAAATCAGAATGTCCGGATCGACTAAAAGCGCCCTAGCAATTCCGAGTCGCTGTCGCTGTCCGCCAGATAAGCGCACTCCCCGCTCTCCGACGAGCGTATGGTAACCTTGGGGCATTTGCTGGATAACTTCATCTAGTCTGGCAATGCGACAAGCTGCTTGCACTTGCTCCAAAGAGGCATTGAGATTACCATATCTGAGGTTATCCAGTAAGGTGCCGTTGAAGATATCCACTTCTTGATGTACGATCGCCAATCTGTGCCGATATGCTGTAACATCCAAGCTGCGAATGTCTTCCCCATCAATGAGAATTCGCCCTCGATTCGCTTCAAAATAGCGAAACAGCAGTTTCACTAAGGTTGATTTACCCGATCCCGATCGCCCAACTAAGGCTACAGTTTGACAAGGTTCTATGAGTAGATTGATATCTTGTAAAACTTGACGGCTGGGATCGTACCCAAAGCTTACCTGGCAAAATTCCACTTTGCCTGTAAACTTATAAGGTGTTGTGCTGGTTGACAGGATTTGCGATTGCAAAACTCCCTTTGAGTCTGCGCCAGACGGCTGCTGCATAAATTCGTGAAACCGTAACATAGACGCATAGCGACGGGCAAAAACCTCCGCCAGGTTACTGATAGGTTCCAACTCGGCGTAAGCCATACTGGAAACAGTTAAAGTCGTGACAAAATGTCCTAATGAAATTTTCCCTCCAACCGTAGCGGCAAGAGTCAAACCCAGTACTGTGAAAACGCAGAACTGAATCACAGTCCTTTGCCAAGTGTTTAGCTTGACGTAACCTTTGTGAACGCGGTAGTCAACTACTTTGAATTCGCGTTCCAGACGTTCTCGTTGTCGTTTTAGTTCTTGCTTTTCGGTAGCGAATGCTTTAACTGTTTTGATGTTCGTAATTATTTCGGAGTTTCGGCTTTCTGTATTTTCTGCGTATTTATCCAACCGCTCTTCAATTTTGATAATAGTCTTCAAGTCTTTGATACTGAAGGTGAGGATAAATACAAAAGAAATCAAAAATAAAATAGCTATGCGCCATTCTATCAGCCAGATAATTACAAAAATTCCTAGTACTCTGCCAAGTTTGGGAATTAGTTGCCCTGCTATTTCTGGATAACTCCAGGTGTGGTTGGCAATGCCTCTAGCTACTTTTCCGGCAATGCGTCCGGGATTGTTTTCGTCATAAAATTCCAGGGGTAACGTCAGAACTTTTTCGATCGCTTTACCGGAATAATCGCGTCGAGAACGCAGGGCAATATCCCAATGAAACCAGGAACTTATCCAAGGTTGTATGGGCGCTCTGACAACGGTGACTAAAAAGATGACGCTCAGCAGCACTGCCAAGGATAAAAGCTTGTTGGCAGGCATCCCAGTGAGTGCGGATGCTGCATCGATCGCTTTTTGCAGTAGTGCATCCAGGGGTTGTCCTGACAGGACGTTTAAAATTTGCCCAATGGTATAGGGAACTGCTAGGTCTACGATTTCAAAGAGACTGGCTGCTGCAATACTCAAAAGTGCGATCGCTCGGTAAGGCCGATAATATTTGACAATATCTCGAAATGTTGCCATGCAGTGGGTTTGGAATAACGACCAATCCCAGATCTTGTGGTAATGTTTTGCTGGGGTATTTGTATTATATATGTAGTACAAGATGCCGTGTCTACCAAAAGGTTTATTTAGAGCGCCTTGCAGTTGTATGAAGTAAATTTACTCCCTTCCCGCCGTAAGACGATCGATCGCAAGTTACCTGTTGTTCTTTTCTCCCCCACTCTCCCCAAAGCATACATATTCTTTGAGCGGGAAGGGAGTAAAGTCTGACCTCTGGACGTTGCCCCTGTGACAAGAGAGGATGTATGGTAACGCAGAGCTATTTTTATCCAAATAGAAGTTTATGGCAGACTCCACTCCCAGCGATCGCACTTCAAAGCCCAAAAAACTTGAATCCATAAATCCTGAGTTATACGCACAACTCAAAGCTGAAGCTGCTGCACCCTACCGAGGTTTGCGGAAATTTATCTATGTAGCTTTTGGGGCTTCTGGCTTTATCGGTGCTGTGATTTTCTTAGCTCAATTAGCCGCCGGTCGGGAAGTTGACTCTGCCTTACCTAATTTTGCCCTGCAAGTGGGCGTGGTGGCCTTAATGATTTGGCTATTTCGCTTAGACGGGCGAAAGGCCCGCAAATCGAAGACAAAGAAAAGCTAGTCCGGCTACAGGAGCATCGTAACGTAAAGTACATATAACTTTACTTTACTTAAACTTTTCAGACAATTAGCAAAGAATATAAAGAAAATATTAGGAAATTTATGTTTTCCAAAAACGGATGCGATTATAAAAGTAGTTGAAACGGGGTCAGCCAATATATAGACCCTGAACATAAAACTCTCAAATGACATTCAAATGGGGTCAGCAAACCTAAAGGCCCTAAACATAAAAAAATATTGACAAAATTTTAAAGTCATGTTAAAAGCCAGTCTTCCTAATCAGGAAAACTGGCTTTTAACATTTTGAGCTTGCTTGAAAAAGTCGAAAATTCTTTACGGTAACCGATTCGCCTCTGGCGTACCTCCAATGATGTAAGGGGAAGGAATCGCTTCCGCCCGTCCGGAATTGACGAGAGCTTGGTAAACAAAAGCTGCAACATCTGCACGAGTTGCAACTTGATTGGGATTTAATAAATTCTGTTGAGGATAGTTGACAACTAGCTTCTGTTGGGTTGCTGCTGCGACTGCTGGGCCGGCGTAATTAGGAATTTGGGCAGCATCTTTGAACAGAGAAAGCAAGTTTGTATCTCCTGGAGGCAGTTTTAGACCGCTGGCAAGAGAAACGAGCGCTTGAACTCTGGTAATTTCTTGTTGAGGTCTAAAGACGCGACCTTCATATCCAGACAGAAAACCACCCCGGTAAGCAGCTTGAATAGCTTCAAAGCCCCAAAAATTTCTGGCCACATCAGTAAAGTTCATACTGGGGCGAGTAGGTGCAGGGGAAAAGGCTTTGTTGACAATGACGGCAAACTGGGCACGGTTAACTGCTTCGCGGGGGCGAAAAGTACCATCGGCAAATCCAGCAATGATACCTTTGGCAGCAAGGGCTTCAATATAAGGTTTAGCCCAGTGACCTTCGATATCTGCAAAAGTAGAAGAACCGCCCCCTGCTGGTGGCTTTACTTCAGCGGCAACAAAATCGACGCGACCGGAAATGCGGCTGCGATTAATATTGTTACCGACAGCAACTATAGTGTTGCTGGCGGTGGCGTTGTGGAGGTCGAGTTTACCGTTGTTGCGGATAATATTATTGCCGGGGTTACTTGCAGTTCCCAAATCCGGTTGAGCGTTGATGGTGACAACTACACCATCTCGTGTATTGCTCTGAATCAGATTGTTACGCAGCACCGGGCGGGCTGAATCGTTGATATAAATTCCGTCGGTATTTTGGAGAATGCGATTTTCTGTAACTAAAGGCGATGCTGTACCGCCGATCGCAATCCCAAAGCCGGTACTTACAAATAGATTACCGCGAATTTCACCTGCGGCGGACTTAGCGACAGAGATACCGTTACCGTCGTTGCGAGTAAACAAATTATTTTCAATCTTGGGTGTACCGTTACCGGTGACAAAAACGCCTTCTCTTTTACTATCGCTGAAGGTATTGTTGCCGATCGTGGGATTGGTCGATTCTACCCATACTCCTGTACCGCGTTTATTGGGATTGGTAATCGTCAAACCTCTAATTTGACTATCTGGTTCGGCAATTATGGTAACGTCTTGACGCGAAAATGTCGGGCTGATGTACTGACCACCACCGATAATAACTATGCCCTGACCTTTGTTGGATTCGTCACCGCGTAGAATAACGCCACGTTTGATAGTCAGTGGAAAAACTTCGCCGCTGTCAGCTGTGTAGGAACCAGGTGCTAGCTGAATAGTAGTGCCTGGTTGCGCTTGTTTGAGAGCGAAAGTAATCGTTTTATAAGCGGTTACTTCGGTGTTTCCAGCGCCAGTGCTGTCATTACCCATTTTTGGGTTGACGTAAATAATATTACCAGTAATTGGTGTTTGAGCTATTTGTACAGGTGCTGGTTTTATACTAGCCCAAGCCGATTGAGATATTGGGCTATCATAAGCAGAAAGTAGCAAAGCTGCTAGTCCAAGGGTTAGAGCAGATGGGATGCGTTTGGCTTTATGGACTCGATCGAGATCGGAAGATGATTGTGTATTCATTTCCTGTAGTTTTAGCGATAATACGATGTTCGTTGCCGATCGTTGAAATAGCTGTCAGTTTCAAAGTTGAGCCACATCTGAGGACAAGTTCCTCACTTGCCAAGTTCCGCTTGGAATATGTGTCCAGCTTGCACGGTTAGCGAACAGAAGCTGAAACTTCACTTATCATAAATGGTGCAATTTAGGCAAGTAGCTATAGCTAAAATCGTGCCGTTTTAAGGCGATCGGAAATGAACGCAAAGCACTGCAATCAGGAATATGCGACCGCATTCCCAAAAGTGTGAAGTTAGACTTGCTTGTACGCAAGCCAAACTACCAGATGAGAGTTTGCCGTCCTTAAACCAAACTACAAGATCCAAGGAGCGATCGCGTTGACAAAAATCTTTATATTTGGCAAATATACAATTAAATCGCAGATCCCTCTGCGATCGCTTAAATATATAGATAAATTGCCCACTCGCTTAAGTGAGTGAACTTGCAGAAAACTTACCGATCGGTTAGACAAAAAAGCAACCGAATCAGTACGCTAAAGTTTCAAGAGTTTCGCGCAAATAACGCTGTACTCGATAATCCAGACTGGTATCCTGGTAGCGATCGTCTACTTGCTGGCGTTCCATTTGCCAGCTTTGAAAGCCGGAGCTAGAAGCGATCGCCATTTTGAGATTAGCCCAGATTTGGCTATCTTCGAGAAATTCCCTAGAGGATGAAGCAGGATAAGTGGCCATAGGCACCCCAAGAACATCTAAATTGAGTTTGAGGAATTTGAGGGTTTAGAACCCGCATCTTCTATTATGGGCGCTGAAGCTGAGGACGACTGTTTTTCCTGAACATTAATGAATGGCAAAATTTGATTTACTTGCCAACCAGGAATTGTAAAGTCTTGGCGAATCTTTTCTAAAGGATAGGGTTCTGTAGCCGCAAATGCCGATTCGCTGGTCATAAGGACTGCCAGAACGCTAATGGGTACCTGCAAGAACAAATTGCACAAAAGAAATGCTGCTGCTGCCAGTAACAACCCAGCGAAACGCCATTCTGGCGGAAAAGGCGCAAAGGGGGCTGC
This region of Aerosakkonema funiforme FACHB-1375 genomic DNA includes:
- a CDS encoding DUF3493 domain-containing protein, coding for MADSTPSDRTSKPKKLESINPELYAQLKAEAAAPYRGLRKFIYVAFGASGFIGAVIFLAQLAAGREVDSALPNFALQVGVVALMIWLFRLDGRKARKSKTKKS
- a CDS encoding CNNM domain-containing protein; the encoded protein is MISLPVQTYILATSATGPLLGNIWLDIAVLALMLLLSAFFSGSETAITGLDNFKLRALIKEHGDPKRIFTLVLEKRARFITTLLVGNNLVNNFSAILTSNLFVLWLGNAGLGVATAVVTFLVLIFGEVTPKSLAITHVMPFFRLAVRPVYWLSIGLSPIIYVFENIAQSVIRLFEGPTVQQGESLRDLQLMIEVLGGKGHLDLDKRQLLNKALMLDSLSARHLVKPRIEMRTISHVATLEDLVNLCLETGYSRIPVQEESKDEIVGIIHLKRALQHLNLSQKEGRSLSPVTAAMDSPLYVPETKRVPNLLKEMLQMRLHMAIVVDEYGGTVGLITLEDILEELVGEIYDESDFPARSNSVKNSPVQRDRARAGGG
- a CDS encoding ABC transporter ATP-binding protein, with amino-acid sequence MATFRDIVKYYRPYRAIALLSIAAASLFEIVDLAVPYTIGQILNVLSGQPLDALLQKAIDAASALTGMPANKLLSLAVLLSVIFLVTVVRAPIQPWISSWFHWDIALRSRRDYSGKAIEKVLTLPLEFYDENNPGRIAGKVARGIANHTWSYPEIAGQLIPKLGRVLGIFVIIWLIEWRIAILFLISFVFILTFSIKDLKTIIKIEERLDKYAENTESRNSEIITNIKTVKAFATEKQELKRQRERLEREFKVVDYRVHKGYVKLNTWQRTVIQFCVFTVLGLTLAATVGGKISLGHFVTTLTVSSMAYAELEPISNLAEVFARRYASMLRFHEFMQQPSGADSKGVLQSQILSTSTTPYKFTGKVEFCQVSFGYDPSRQVLQDINLLIEPCQTVALVGRSGSGKSTLVKLLFRYFEANRGRILIDGEDIRSLDVTAYRHRLAIVHQEVDIFNGTLLDNLRYGNLNASLEQVQAACRIARLDEVIQQMPQGYHTLVGERGVRLSGGQRQRLGIARALLVDPDILIFDEATSSLDYESERSIQLAMRSILGTRTAIVIAHRLSTVREADKIVVLDRGQIVEVGNHAELLRQEGIYRRLHLLQETGELL
- a CDS encoding DUF1565 domain-containing protein, coding for MNTQSSSDLDRVHKAKRIPSALTLGLAALLLSAYDSPISQSAWASIKPAPVQIAQTPITGNIIYVNPKMGNDSTGAGNTEVTAYKTITFALKQAQPGTTIQLAPGSYTADSGEVFPLTIKRGVILRGDESNKGQGIVIIGGGQYISPTFSRQDVTIIAEPDSQIRGLTITNPNKRGTGVWVESTNPTIGNNTFSDSKREGVFVTGNGTPKIENNLFTRNDGNGISVAKSAAGEIRGNLFVSTGFGIAIGGTASPLVTENRILQNTDGIYINDSARPVLRNNLIQSNTRDGVVVTINAQPDLGTASNPGNNIIRNNGKLDLHNATASNTIVAVGNNINRSRISGRVDFVAAEVKPPAGGGSSTFADIEGHWAKPYIEALAAKGIIAGFADGTFRPREAVNRAQFAVIVNKAFSPAPTRPSMNFTDVARNFWGFEAIQAAYRGGFLSGYEGRVFRPQQEITRVQALVSLASGLKLPPGDTNLLSLFKDAAQIPNYAGPAVAAATQQKLVVNYPQQNLLNPNQVATRADVAAFVYQALVNSGRAEAIPSPYIIGGTPEANRLP